From a single Chrysiogenia bacterium genomic region:
- a CDS encoding replicative DNA helicase, which translates to MRVAPQNIEAEMTVLGAILLDNERIDDAATLTPADFYRPNHREIFAAMQALSAKNEPIDPVTLATELGGHEHDEPIRQAMSVVPFANRIHWGAKEVLKASEARALITAAQDAMEKAYERDMDAAMGIVSKIGMGDRTATRLVRADQLAPRGLRALEAEQAAYKAGHVSGVPTGLWDVDSLLAGLKPQDYAILAARPSMGKTSLALEIALNAAKAGFPGFIASLEMSAEKLFTRALSLLSDIPISHLRRDQDDHGQPLDADKVTEASTAFMDLPLYIEDSGAQRPAYIRSIARQVRRKSKAEMGLIVVDHLNIAVADAKGQNRNHDLTEISAAMKALAKDIGWPVLALCQLSRKCEERTDKRPMLSDLRESGALEQDADIVMGLYREAYYNDHAENPHKAELIVLKNRDGECRTIPLHWDGRKTKFSDWSSI; encoded by the coding sequence GCGGCCACCCTGACCCCTGCCGATTTCTACCGCCCCAACCACCGGGAAATCTTTGCGGCCATGCAGGCGCTCTCCGCCAAGAACGAGCCGATTGACCCGGTAACACTGGCCACAGAGCTTGGCGGCCACGAACACGACGAGCCAATCCGGCAGGCCATGAGCGTGGTCCCATTCGCCAATCGAATCCACTGGGGGGCGAAGGAAGTCCTGAAGGCATCGGAGGCCCGTGCCCTGATTACCGCCGCGCAGGACGCCATGGAGAAAGCCTACGAGCGCGATATGGACGCTGCCATGGGCATCGTCTCGAAGATCGGCATGGGCGACCGCACGGCTACCAGGCTTGTCAGGGCTGACCAGCTCGCCCCGCGTGGCCTTCGCGCATTGGAGGCTGAGCAGGCCGCCTACAAGGCCGGTCACGTTTCAGGCGTGCCCACGGGCCTCTGGGATGTGGATTCCCTGCTGGCTGGCCTGAAGCCGCAGGACTACGCGATCCTTGCTGCCCGCCCCTCAATGGGCAAAACGTCACTGGCCCTTGAGATTGCCCTGAACGCTGCGAAGGCGGGTTTCCCCGGCTTTATCGCCTCGCTGGAAATGAGCGCCGAGAAGCTGTTCACCCGCGCGCTGAGCCTGCTCTCGGATATTCCCATTTCGCATCTTCGCAGGGACCAGGACGATCACGGCCAGCCCCTTGATGCCGACAAGGTGACGGAAGCGTCCACCGCGTTCATGGACCTGCCCCTCTACATCGAAGACTCAGGCGCCCAGCGCCCGGCCTACATCCGCAGCATTGCCCGGCAGGTTCGGCGCAAGAGCAAGGCGGAAATGGGCCTCATCGTGGTGGACCACCTGAACATCGCGGTGGCCGATGCCAAGGGGCAGAACCGCAACCACGACCTGACCGAAATCTCAGCAGCCATGAAGGCGCTGGCCAAGGACATCGGCTGGCCGGTTCTGGCGCTTTGCCAGCTCTCGCGCAAGTGCGAGGAACGCACAGACAAGCGGCCCATGCTCTCCGACCTGCGCGAATCCGGTGCCCTCGAACAGGACGCGGACATTGTGATGGGGCTCTACCGGGAGGCTTACTACAACGATCACGCGGAGAATCCACACAAGGCGGAGCTGATTGTTTTGAAGAACCGTGACGGCGAGTGCCGCACCATCCCCCTCCACTGGGATGGACGGAAAACAAAATTCAGCGATTGGAGCAGCATCTGA